The Brachionichthys hirsutus isolate HB-005 chromosome 17, CSIRO-AGI_Bhir_v1, whole genome shotgun sequence genome segment CAAACATCTCTGGTGTAAATGGTGAAATAAgacaccaacaacaacaaagagttGCAGAAAACATTTAATACACAGAATCAGTGTAACCACAAAAACACTTCAGAGTATTGCTGGTAGCTTAGTGTTTCCTGAGTCATGGATCATGTGACACAGCTCAATGTATTTGAAGTCTACATTAGAAAGCCACCCCCACATCCCTGAGGAACCTTCGACATCGATGCTTGGCGCTATTCTGGGTGCCAATATGCATGATCAAGTTTAGTACCGTAAGACAAAATAACCGCACAAACATGAATTCCCTTTTTTGCTGGTGTGGGCATGAAGACAAACAGAATACAGTATACACGCGATGACTCAGCACTATCTGAGGTATTTATATGGTTTTTATAGACATGATCATTAAAACGCAATGTAAAAATCATATGAATGACTTTATTGTCTTGCTGTTATCTCCTATTTTCCAGCTTCCTGTTAGAATGTTTGGTCCCAATAATATGATTCAAGTAAAATGCAAATTGGACCACTTGATCAATCAACAACAGCATGGTAGCGAAGTGAATAGTGACGAGTATTAGAACAGCATGTACAAGAGAAATTATCATGGCAACGGATTTAGTGTTCTATATCAGGCGGTGCCTGTATGATCCTTTTTTTACGAGTCACAATTTGTCCCGCCAGCACGGAACCCACTGCAGGGCCGTTGTATCGGATGGATTACAACCTTGTTTCCAACGTCAACAAAAGACTCATTTAATTGGAAATTCtgcaaaaatatcaaatgttttgAAAGTTGTACGGTCAAATACAGATTTTGAATCCAGCAGCATCTTCACCTTTGCAAAGGCAAACATATCATCTGTGCTTTGGAGCAACTTAGCATCCTGCTAAGTTGACAAAGTCTTGCTTATTTCAGCACAACAAAGCCAAATCGCATCCTGACATTTTGAGCAGCTGAAGTCCTGCAAGGGGTGaccacggtggcgtagtggttagcgctgtcgcctcacaaaAAAAGGAGGTGCCGGGTTCGAATTCTATCTGTGcagtgtttgcatgttctccctgtgtctgcgtgtggcccccgcgatgccctggcgacgcattcggggtgcaCCCAAATTGTTtcagtgatttaaaaaatccctgcatgttgattttattcgcatattaaaaaaaagtgggaATGAGGTCGTATGATTGTCTACTGTATGTTTCCATGCACGCACACAAGAATCCAGAGTGATGTGAGGAATCCGGCTCAGATAGACAGGGAACTCTGGGAGAAGAATAGCGCGCATGAGAAACAGACAGTAGAGTCGAGGACTAGAACAGAAATAAATCTTTAAAATCCCTCCCTATTTATCGTTTTACACGTGAAGTCTGGGATTTACTTTTTAACCCGGAAATAGAGTTTCTTTGTGAGCATTGAGGCGAAGCAAGGCACTTGCTTCTTCCCGATGGAGTTGCTGTCGCTGCTGCGCAGGACGCTCCTCATCGACACTTTTCTGTTCACCAGCGTGAGCAATTCCGTGAATTCAAGGGAGGTCCCGTATTTCACAAGCAGCTCACAAAGGTCCTGGATGTACCAGGAGCCGTTAAAGGTGTCCCGATGGGAATAGTACCCTTAAAcaacatgtggggggggggggggggacagcaagTAAAGACATTCATTCACTTCCTAGTTTCTGAACGGGATTCCCGTCTCATCCTTCAAGTATTGATTGAATAAAATGACCAATCATGGCACTAGATTTTCCAATCTCACCTTCGGCCACCGAGTAGCACATGATGAAATCGGCGCCGGCAGGGAGGGTGTGTATGGCGCTGGCATCGACCACCACCTCCTCCGTCTTTATCGCGTCCACGGCATCGCAATGAGTCACGGGATCGTCATGTTTGTCTCCTCGGCACGCCTGGGGACGGACACAGGCACGTCGCCTTTTGACTCCGCGGTCTCACCGATTTGAGCgttttttatatttactttCAGTACCTGTAATACAAAGATCTTTGGCTTTCCCACGAGGCCCCTGCATTTATCGCCTTTGAACAGGGCCGTGATGTCTTGAATCTTGATCTTCCCGTCGTACGTGTAAACGTGATCGTCCTCGCCGTGGCTCAGGAAGACGAGCAGAAAGCAGTCCACGTCTGAATGGTCgtcctctgcagctggaggGACATTGGCTACTTGTTTGTACTACAACGTGGTACTTGTTTGGTATCTTCTCGACAAGGACTAAGGAATCTTAATCGTGTGTTTTTCTCATCGTTGTGGTTTGAAAACTTTTTATGATATCCTGATTACTGGGTCACGATGAAATGTTCTTTGAGCACTTTTACACTTGTATACGTTTTACATGCATGTTTGCTAGGTTTGAATGGAAATAGGATGTTTTCACTgatctcacagcaaatcaagtaaCCTTGAATACAATTTGCCCGATCGGCGGGCCGGATTGACATAGTTTGCCCGTGCCTGTTCTAGCGTCATACGTGATCCTGCGCATGTTTTACCTTCATTGATTTTATCCAACACCTCCACCAGTTTGTAGTTATGATACGTCTTCACGTCAAAATGTAGTTCTTTCAAACTgaaagagattaaaaataaaaaaaacacacaatttctGTAATATGTCACCAAATTAGAGAGTTCAAATGTAGGTCAAGAACGTCCAATAGTCCCCGCCCAGCACCAGGCCGGGAAGTGTTACCTTCTCTCCAAGTTGTAGCAGTCGGCGTTGGTTCCGTGTCTGTCGTTTAATCCCAGGCGCCAGAAGAATCGCTCCTGGTTAAAGATGACCGCAAGTCCTCGCCGATTGTTGTTCATCTTGTACTCCTCCGCGGGATCCAAAGCTACAGCACTGCTTCATGATGGAAAGATGAACACCATTTGTGATGGGCCACTGGaccttgggagggggggggaaattaaAAAACTCCAGTCCAAAGCAAAGAAGAAACGGGTCTTACCTGCCGAAGAAGGAATCGGTCTCCGTTAGGTTCTCCGTGCATCCTGtgggaaacaaacagaaaggagaagcCCTGTGATGATGGAGAACAGAATCGCGGAGCAACGAGGTTTTACAGCTTAATACTCGGACCACGTGattcgagggggggggggggggggcagaaaacaTTTATGATTCCATTTTGATCAGTTTCGAAATGACAGGCATTACAGGAAAACCATATATACCGCCTACACTGGAATAATGGAGGCAGTTTAATCTGATGACTGATATTACTGTAATTTATTACTGTAATTTGTGCGCCGCTGATAAGAAACTGGCCTTTCTTCAGGACTTTACTCTGAATAACTATTGGTTGAACTCGAACCTCCACAGGTACCTTGTGAGGCACTAACTAAATAGTAACTAAGTAGAAATACTCGCCCGCCCTTTTCGTTGCTCTTCTGCTGTCCTGAGCGACGACACTTCCTGGAAAGGTGAGACGAAGACAATTTAAGTCCCAACAGCCTCAAGCTTTTGTACTTCTTTGACTGGCGATGAAGAAAAGTGATTCTTAGCAGCACTTGTGAAAAGATCGTAATCCGTTCTAAACATATTTACCGGTGATTTCCGAGGTTACATGCAAAAGTAAAGTACTTGCGTTTATTTTTCTAAATTACCACGTCACGCTTTATGTGTCTTATCTTTAAGTCTAATGTCTCATctttaatgtaaaacaaatcACGTATTACCTCCACATCTGTCTTCTCCCTCAACAGACATGTTTACACGTCCAGTCCGACCGACGGATCCCAAAGACTCAACTTCTGTTTGGGCGTATCGACGAGTGTGGCTTTTAGCCCCTCCCCCTACAATTCTATTGGCTGAGTGTGAAAACGAAAGCCGCCTATTGGTTCGCACACTTGTCAGCCAAACCGGAACTTCCGCGTTAGCCACATTGCGACAGCGAGTCATAAATTTTAAATTGGGTTCAATAACACCATAAAGGGAAATATATGACTTTGGACCCGCACAATTATAAAGTGGAACATTCTTAATGTTTCGGATACTTTGGAAACAAACTTGATCATTTcatcacttttttatttttttttaattttaggaTCCATGATCTCCAAACAACTTATGTGCAAAGAATTGTGAAAATTAAGATAACTGAAGAAATACAGGTAGAGTTATTAAAGTTAgcacatctcagaaatgttaccaaaaaggaaacaaataaatataatgccTACAATCCCAAAAGGCACCTCTCCAGTACATCTGAGACAAATGAGTCAAGCCCTCGAAACGAAATATGATGGAAAGTATAAAGTCCCCCTCCTCACTTTGTTGTGGTGGAATAGAATTAAAAactactttatttatttgagccaAGTTGGACAATTGAAACGTCAATCTTTATTCAGACAAATAACCATTTACGCATTCCTAATTCACTGAGAGCATTTTCCTTCCTCAAATATATTAAATGCCGTCATATGGACAAAATTCGCATTTGACAGGTGAGCTGCACGACGCTAAAGCCAAGTTAGCATTTTACTGGAATTAGAaaaacatgttaaaaaaaataacactatCACCATAGAAACAATTGACAGTATAGgagcgcagtggttagcgctgttgcctcacagcgagaaggtcacaggttcaaatccaacttgaggcctttctgtaaggagtctgcatgttctccccccgtgtttgcgtgggttctctccgggttctccgggttcctcccatcaccaagaacatgcagcttaggcaaatcggttatgctaaattgtctgtaggtgtgtgtgtgtgaatgattgtccgTTTATgcgtggccctgtgatgaactggctgcttgtccagggtgtgccttGCCTCTCTCCCgtggactgctgggataggctccggtagATCCCGCGACCCGGGTTTCGGATAAAGCGCTTAAGAAAATGACTGACAGTATAGGAAAACCTAATTCTCTACTCTAAACACGAGATATTAAATGCTagatgtgtgcttttttttttttagacacaaAAATACTCTAACCTTGATAAACTCTACAAGTCTACAAAAAAACGTTTATTGCCAGCAGCCCTCAGTGGTCTTCAGTGTAGTGCATTTTAAATCGGTCCTTTTTGCGAGCCTTGATCCTGTGGGTGAGGTTAGAGTTCCTTCTTCACTTCATAGCGACACACGCAGGACTCTCTCTGGCTGTCCAGGTATGGCTTACATCCCAAGTGCATCACGGCGTCAAACAGCAGAGTCATTGCTGACTCACAAGCTACAATGGGAGAGGAGCGAGAAGATCATGGCAGGGAACAGGCAGAACGTGGTTTGAAAGCAGTTTAACATGCACAATGCGTTCACACTTAAAGTACGCACGAAATCCTTAATGGATTGCACCGTCCAGCTATTTGAAATTTGCTCAAACcttgccctctgctggacataTCGTGTTTTACAACTATATGAATGCTTGCTAACGTGCCCAAGCATGTTCAACACGTTCCCATTTTAACCTTGTGAAAGCAGGAAAGCTCAAGTATTATCAATAACATCCAACGGGGGCTCTGTTATGTGCCAGTGTCCTCATAAGACATGGCAGCGTGTTGGCTTTAGTGTATTTCACTTAAGACAGAAAGTTATTTATATGGAAAGACAATTACTGAAACTACATTTTCAGTTAAATCTGGAGAGAATcatctgaggaaaaaaaaatcccatttacaGGATGAGCCCAGGTTGCATTGGTCTACCTTGAACACTCTGGGTCAATCCCAGGGTCTTTTGCACATTCCTGCAGATGGTCTCGAGACAATCCTGGAACTGCTCGTCGCAGTCGTGCTTCTCTCTGCCACAGGTGTCGTAGCAGCGGTCATGTCGGTTACAGCATTTAG includes the following:
- the LOC137906342 gene encoding caspase-6-like isoform X1 gives rise to the protein MSVEGEDRCGGSVVAQDSRRATKRAGCTENLTETDSFFGSSAVALDPAEEYKMNNNRRGLAVIFNQERFFWRLGLNDRHGTNADCYNLERSLKELHFDVKTYHNYKLVEVLDKINEAAEDDHSDVDCFLLVFLSHGEDDHVYTYDGKIKIQDITALFKGDKCRGLVGKPKIFVLQACRGDKHDDPVTHCDAVDAIKTEEVVVDASAIHTLPAGADFIMCYSVAEGYYSHRDTFNGSWYIQDLCELLVKYGTSLEFTELLTLVNRKVSMRSVLRSSDSNSIGKKQVPCFASMLTKKLYFRVKK
- the LOC137906342 gene encoding caspase-6-like isoform X2, yielding MSVEGEDRCGGSVVAQDSRRATKRAGCTENLTETDSFFGSAVALDPAEEYKMNNNRRGLAVIFNQERFFWRLGLNDRHGTNADCYNLERSLKELHFDVKTYHNYKLVEVLDKINEAAEDDHSDVDCFLLVFLSHGEDDHVYTYDGKIKIQDITALFKGDKCRGLVGKPKIFVLQACRGDKHDDPVTHCDAVDAIKTEEVVVDASAIHTLPAGADFIMCYSVAEGYYSHRDTFNGSWYIQDLCELLVKYGTSLEFTELLTLVNRKVSMRSVLRSSDSNSIGKKQVPCFASMLTKKLYFRVKK